In Phaeobacter porticola, one DNA window encodes the following:
- a CDS encoding thiamine phosphate synthase, producing MDSPADAPETPQIYLTTPSSFELGRFPDQLARVLDEVEIACVRLELASRDEDTLSRAGDALRAVTHARDVAIVIADHQILAERLGLDGVHLSDAARPVRAARKALGTDAIVGSFCGASRHDGLSAAEAGADYVSFGPIGTSGLGDGNQAQKELFEWWSQMIEVPVVAEGGLTTELIRDLTPYTDFFAIGDEIWRDEDPLVSLRSLMAAMEG from the coding sequence ATGGACAGCCCCGCTGATGCCCCCGAAACGCCGCAGATTTACCTGACGACGCCTTCCAGTTTTGAACTTGGCCGCTTTCCGGACCAGCTGGCACGTGTGCTGGACGAGGTCGAAATCGCATGTGTCCGCCTGGAACTGGCCAGCCGCGACGAAGATACACTGAGCCGTGCAGGCGATGCGCTGCGCGCGGTGACCCACGCCCGCGATGTGGCCATTGTAATTGCCGATCATCAGATCCTGGCAGAGCGTCTGGGTCTGGATGGTGTACATCTGTCGGACGCTGCCCGCCCTGTGCGTGCCGCGCGAAAGGCTCTTGGCACCGATGCTATTGTTGGCAGTTTCTGCGGCGCCTCACGTCATGACGGCCTGTCCGCCGCAGAAGCGGGTGCTGACTATGTCAGCTTTGGCCCGATTGGGACGTCCGGGCTGGGTGATGGCAATCAGGCGCAAAAAGAGCTGTTCGAATGGTGGTCACAGATGATCGAAGTGCCGGTGGTGGCAGAAGGTGGGCTGACCACAGAGTTGATCCGTGATCTGACCCCCTACACCGATTTCTTCGCGATCGGTGATGAGATCTGGCGCGATGAGGACCCGTTGGTAAGCCTGCGCAGCTTGATGGCGGCGATGGAGGGCTAG
- a CDS encoding carboxypeptidase M32: protein MSVFEDLMAYERDTQALGQIAGRLGWDQETMMPRGAAPQRGEEMAAIEAALHARRSDPQVADWLVRAEATDDIGAAQLREIRRSHERAVKVPGDLAKRIARVTSEAQGKWAAARAAEDVAAFLPVLEEVVALKREEGQALAAGGDVYDAMIADYEHGTTAAEIAALFDAMRPRLVDLRARVLDKPAPTGVSGHFDADKQMALTTTLAETFGYQMRHGRVDKAVHPFCSGSGLDVRVTTRTSDDDPFNCFYSTIHEVGHAAYEQNIDQAYLLTPLGRGVSMGVHESQSRIYENQLGRSRAFTGWLFEQMVPQFGDFGIADADAFYAAVNAVHNGYIRTEADELQYNLHVMMRFDLERALMSGDLQVQDLEAAWNDRFAADFGYGVDRPSNGCLQDVHWSVGLFGYFPTYSLGNVYAGCLYQALRQAVPDLDAQLAAGDTVAATSWLRDNLQTHGGLRSPVETITHAAGMTPSPEPLLSYLEDKFGALYGL from the coding sequence ATGAGCGTATTTGAAGACTTGATGGCCTATGAGCGCGATACACAAGCGCTTGGCCAGATTGCGGGCCGTCTGGGCTGGGATCAGGAAACCATGATGCCACGCGGTGCCGCCCCCCAGCGGGGCGAAGAAATGGCGGCGATTGAGGCGGCTCTGCACGCCCGTCGCTCTGACCCGCAGGTGGCCGACTGGCTGGTACGGGCCGAGGCTACGGACGACATCGGCGCGGCCCAGCTGCGCGAAATCCGGCGTAGTCATGAGCGTGCTGTCAAGGTGCCTGGTGATCTGGCCAAACGCATTGCCCGCGTCACCTCCGAGGCGCAGGGCAAATGGGCAGCCGCCCGTGCCGCTGAGGACGTCGCAGCCTTCCTGCCGGTGCTGGAGGAAGTGGTCGCGCTAAAGCGCGAAGAGGGGCAGGCTTTGGCTGCCGGGGGCGATGTCTATGACGCGATGATCGCCGATTACGAACATGGCACCACCGCCGCCGAGATTGCAGCCCTGTTTGATGCCATGCGCCCGCGTCTGGTTGATCTGCGCGCGCGCGTTTTGGACAAACCCGCGCCGACAGGTGTCAGCGGTCATTTTGATGCCGATAAGCAGATGGCACTGACCACCACGCTGGCCGAGACCTTTGGCTACCAGATGCGCCATGGTCGGGTCGACAAGGCGGTGCATCCCTTCTGTTCCGGCAGCGGTCTGGACGTGCGTGTCACCACCCGTACCAGCGACGATGATCCGTTCAATTGTTTCTATTCCACCATTCACGAGGTCGGTCACGCCGCCTATGAGCAGAACATTGATCAGGCCTATCTGCTGACCCCACTGGGGCGCGGCGTCTCGATGGGGGTGCATGAAAGCCAGAGCCGGATCTATGAGAACCAACTGGGCCGCAGCCGTGCCTTTACCGGCTGGCTGTTTGAGCAGATGGTGCCGCAGTTTGGTGACTTTGGCATTGCAGATGCCGATGCGTTCTATGCGGCAGTGAATGCGGTTCACAACGGCTACATCCGCACCGAGGCCGATGAGTTGCAGTATAATTTGCATGTGATGATGCGGTTTGATCTGGAGCGCGCGCTGATGTCCGGCGATTTGCAGGTGCAGGATCTGGAAGCGGCCTGGAATGACCGTTTTGCTGCTGATTTTGGCTATGGCGTTGATAGACCATCCAATGGCTGTTTGCAGGATGTGCATTGGTCAGTGGGTCTGTTCGGCTATTTCCCGACCTATTCATTGGGCAATGTCTACGCCGGTTGTCTCTATCAGGCGCTGCGTCAGGCGGTGCCGGATCTGGATGCGCAGCTGGCGGCGGGCGACACGGTCGCGGCAACCAGCTGGCTGCGGGACAATCTGCAAACCCATGGTGGATTGCGCAGCCCGGTTGAGACCATCACCCATGCAGCTGGAATGACGCCCAGCCCAGAGCCGCTGTTGAGCTATCTGGAAGACAAATTCGGCGCGCTTTACGGGCTGTAA
- the pgl gene encoding 6-phosphogluconolactonase, whose amino-acid sequence MNIIEYADRDMLAIDVANQLAGDLKTHLLHHDSASFAVAGGTTPAPIFDDLCAADIDWKRVRLMATDERWVPSDSERSNARMIRERLLVNRAAAAQFVPFHIPARAPEDVLAEIESQLQPDLPLSVILLGMGEDMHTASLFPGVAGLAQALAPDAPVLAVMRPDSQPEPRVSLTARVLDAAIAKHLVIYGNAKREALERAKSLPPEEAPIQAVLSEMTVHWAP is encoded by the coding sequence ATGAACATAATCGAATACGCGGATCGCGACATGCTGGCCATTGATGTGGCCAATCAGCTTGCCGGGGATCTGAAGACCCATTTGCTGCACCATGACAGCGCTTCTTTTGCAGTGGCAGGCGGCACCACTCCGGCGCCGATCTTTGATGATCTCTGCGCTGCCGACATTGACTGGAAACGGGTCCGTCTGATGGCGACGGACGAACGTTGGGTGCCGTCCGACAGCGAGCGCTCTAATGCCCGCATGATCCGTGAACGATTGCTGGTCAATCGGGCGGCGGCGGCGCAGTTCGTGCCGTTCCATATTCCGGCCCGCGCCCCAGAAGATGTGCTCGCAGAGATTGAGAGCCAACTGCAACCGGACCTGCCGCTTTCGGTCATTCTGCTGGGCATGGGCGAAGACATGCACACCGCGTCCTTGTTTCCGGGCGTTGCCGGATTGGCACAGGCCTTGGCCCCGGATGCGCCAGTGCTGGCCGTGATGCGGCCTGACAGCCAGCCAGAGCCGCGTGTCAGCCTGACAGCGCGGGTGTTGGATGCAGCGATTGCCAAACATCTGGTGATCTATGGTAATGCCAAACGCGAAGCGCTTGAACGGGCCAAATCTCTGCCCCCGGAAGAAGCGCCTATACAGGCTGTTTTGTCAGAAATGACAGTTCATTGGGCACCATAG
- a CDS encoding usg protein yields METRETELMLKGYGLTTAEMTYHMPDYTHVLNTFVWQEYDLAPDHPRLFEFIEYWQREIEGPLHSVRFTHRKMISPGEWRNVTGILRMH; encoded by the coding sequence ATGGAGACACGCGAAACTGAATTGATGCTGAAGGGCTACGGTCTGACCACGGCAGAGATGACCTATCATATGCCGGACTATACCCATGTCCTGAACACTTTCGTCTGGCAGGAGTATGATCTGGCGCCAGATCATCCGCGATTGTTTGAGTTTATCGAGTATTGGCAGCGCGAGATTGAAGGCCCGCTGCATTCCGTCCGCTTTACCCATCGCAAGATGATCAGCCCGGGGGAATGGCGCAACGTAACGGGCATCCTGCGCATGCATTGA
- the gyrA gene encoding DNA gyrase subunit A has translation MDENKPERPKYDGPTVSIESEMRTSYLDYAMSVIVSRAIPDLRDGLKPVHRRILYAMHEVGNSHDKPYRKSARPVGDVMGKYHPHGDSAIYDALVRMAQDFSMSLPLLDGQGNFGSMDGDNPAAMRYTEVRMDKPAASILADIEKDTVDFQDNYDGKDREPTVLPARFPNMLVNGAGGIAVGMATNIPPHNLGEVIDATLALIEDPDLTSEQLIDYVPGPDFPTGGVMLGRSGARKAYLEGRGSVVIRAKTRVEEIRKDRYAIVVEEIPYQVNKAAMIEKIAEQVREKKIEGVSHVQDESDRNGVRVVVELKRDATAEVVLNQLYRFSPMQTHFGCNMLALNGGRPEQLTLRRFLTSFLDFREDVIARRTAYDLRKARERSHILCGLAVAVSNVDEVVATIRASADAAEARHKLMTRRWPAVDIAPYIRLIDDPTHTMNDDGTYNLSEIQARAILELRLQRLTQIGVKEVTDELEELAGKIKEYLEILSSRERILGIISDELREVRDNFAVPRRTEIVDWSGDMDDEDLIEREDMVVTITSGGYIKRTPLADFRAQKRGGKGLSGMQTKEEDVVTNLFVANTHTQLLFFTTDGMVYKLKTWRLPQGGRTSKGKAIVNILPIPPGVSIAAIMPVDVPDDEWENLQVIFATSAGDVRRNRLSDFTNVRRNGKIAMKLPEDGSVKLVNARICSEDDDVMLFTDSGRAIRFRTTDVRVFNSRESTGVRGIRLNGDDHVVSMSVIRHFSASPEERAAYLKMRRAVAGIADDGESDEEDAVAGAISQERYAEMSAVENLILTITSAGSGKLSSSHDYPVRGRGGMGVTAMDKAMRGGAIVASFPVDLDDQIMLATSKGQSIRVPIDGISFRSRSAGGVRVFNTAKGEEVVSVAWIAEQSDEDGDLPASDDAAGVSEEN, from the coding sequence ATGGACGAAAACAAACCCGAACGGCCAAAGTATGACGGCCCGACGGTGTCCATCGAATCCGAGATGCGCACTTCGTATCTCGACTATGCGATGTCGGTTATTGTCAGCCGCGCCATTCCTGACCTGCGTGACGGTCTGAAACCGGTTCACCGCCGGATTCTCTACGCCATGCACGAGGTCGGCAATTCGCATGACAAGCCCTATCGCAAATCGGCGCGTCCGGTTGGTGATGTCATGGGTAAATACCACCCCCATGGTGACTCTGCGATCTATGACGCCTTGGTGCGGATGGCGCAGGATTTCTCCATGTCGCTGCCGCTCTTGGATGGTCAGGGCAACTTCGGCTCCATGGATGGCGATAATCCAGCCGCCATGCGCTATACCGAAGTACGGATGGACAAACCCGCCGCCTCAATCCTGGCTGACATTGAAAAAGACACGGTCGATTTTCAGGACAACTACGATGGCAAGGACCGTGAACCCACGGTGCTGCCGGCGCGGTTCCCCAACATGCTGGTCAATGGAGCTGGCGGTATTGCCGTTGGCATGGCGACAAATATCCCGCCCCACAATCTGGGCGAAGTGATTGATGCCACGCTCGCGCTGATCGAAGACCCGGATCTGACCAGCGAACAGCTGATCGACTATGTACCCGGCCCGGATTTCCCAACCGGCGGTGTGATGCTGGGCCGGTCCGGCGCGCGCAAGGCCTATCTGGAAGGACGCGGCAGCGTAGTCATTCGCGCCAAGACCCGCGTTGAGGAGATCCGCAAGGACCGCTATGCGATCGTGGTCGAAGAAATCCCTTATCAGGTCAACAAAGCGGCGATGATCGAAAAGATCGCCGAGCAGGTGCGCGAGAAAAAGATCGAGGGTGTCAGCCACGTTCAGGATGAATCCGATCGCAACGGCGTGCGCGTTGTTGTCGAGCTGAAACGTGATGCCACGGCAGAGGTGGTACTGAACCAGCTCTATCGTTTCTCGCCCATGCAGACGCACTTTGGCTGCAACATGCTGGCCTTGAACGGTGGTCGCCCCGAACAGCTGACCCTGCGCCGGTTCCTGACCTCCTTCCTTGATTTCCGCGAAGACGTGATTGCGCGGCGCACCGCCTATGACCTGCGCAAGGCGCGGGAACGCAGCCATATCCTGTGCGGTTTGGCGGTCGCTGTTTCGAATGTGGACGAGGTGGTCGCAACCATCCGCGCCTCTGCGGATGCAGCCGAAGCCCGACATAAGCTGATGACCCGGCGCTGGCCTGCGGTCGACATCGCACCTTATATCCGTCTGATTGACGATCCGACCCACACCATGAATGATGACGGCACCTATAATCTCTCTGAGATTCAGGCCCGCGCTATTCTCGAACTGCGGTTGCAGCGCCTGACACAGATTGGTGTCAAAGAAGTCACCGATGAGCTGGAAGAACTGGCGGGCAAGATCAAGGAATACCTTGAGATCCTGTCTTCGCGTGAGCGGATCCTGGGTATCATCTCGGACGAGCTGCGCGAAGTGCGTGACAATTTCGCCGTGCCCCGCCGTACCGAGATCGTCGACTGGTCCGGCGACATGGACGACGAAGACCTGATCGAACGCGAAGACATGGTCGTGACGATCACCAGCGGTGGCTATATCAAACGTACCCCGCTGGCTGATTTCCGCGCCCAGAAACGTGGCGGCAAGGGATTGTCCGGCATGCAGACGAAGGAAGAGGATGTTGTCACCAACCTCTTTGTGGCCAATACCCATACCCAGCTGTTGTTCTTCACCACCGACGGCATGGTCTACAAGCTGAAGACTTGGCGCCTGCCGCAAGGTGGCCGCACGTCGAAGGGTAAGGCGATTGTCAATATTCTGCCGATCCCGCCGGGCGTGTCGATTGCAGCGATCATGCCGGTCGATGTGCCGGATGACGAATGGGAAAATCTGCAAGTCATCTTTGCCACCAGCGCAGGGGATGTCCGTCGCAACCGCCTGTCGGATTTCACCAATGTGCGCCGCAACGGCAAGATCGCGATGAAACTGCCCGAGGATGGCTCGGTCAAGCTGGTCAATGCCCGAATTTGTTCGGAAGATGATGATGTGATGCTGTTCACCGACTCCGGTCGTGCAATCCGATTCCGCACCACCGATGTGCGCGTCTTCAATTCACGGGAATCCACCGGTGTGCGTGGCATTCGCCTGAATGGTGATGATCACGTGGTGTCGATGTCGGTAATCCGTCACTTCAGTGCCTCGCCCGAGGAACGGGCCGCCTATCTCAAGATGCGCCGCGCGGTAGCAGGTATTGCCGATGATGGCGAGAGTGACGAGGAAGACGCAGTTGCAGGTGCCATCAGTCAGGAACGCTATGCCGAAATGTCGGCGGTTGAAAACCTGATCCTGACCATCACCTCTGCTGGGTCTGGCAAGCTTAGCTCAAGCCACGATTATCCAGTTCGTGGACGGGGCGGTATGGGTGTGACCGCGATGGATAAGGCCATGCGTGGCGGGGCCATTGTGGCCTCCTTCCCGGTTGATCTGGACGATCAGATCATGCTGGCCACATCCAAGGGCCAGTCGATCCGGGTGCCGATTGATGGCATCTCTTTCCGCTCCCGCTCTGCTGGTGGCGTCCGGGTGTTCAACACAGCCAAAGGCGAAGAGGTTGTCTCGGTCGCGTGGATTGCAGAACAGTCCGACGAAGACGGTGATTTGCCAGCCTCGGATGACGCAGCAGGCGTAAGCGAAGAGAACTGA
- a CDS encoding acyl-CoA thioesterase, with translation MDLSFHTPLSPDIQRQHGLEIPQPLAIADRVRFSELDILHHVNNKAYLGWFETLRVAYYNQFFALHFKGMPTPRNVLRNANVHYVKEMVLDEDYITTARVVSFRRTSYVMEQQIWSGDLRATMTGVMVLRTPDGQSGYPLPETLRTALIDRDGAIAEA, from the coding sequence ATGGATCTATCGTTTCACACCCCGCTCAGCCCCGACATACAGCGCCAGCATGGCCTAGAGATTCCGCAGCCCCTGGCGATTGCGGATCGGGTACGGTTTTCTGAATTAGACATCCTGCACCACGTCAACAACAAGGCCTATTTGGGCTGGTTTGAAACCCTGCGCGTCGCCTACTACAACCAATTTTTCGCCCTTCATTTCAAGGGCATGCCGACCCCACGCAATGTGCTGCGCAATGCCAATGTCCACTACGTGAAGGAAATGGTGCTGGACGAGGATTACATCACAACGGCACGGGTGGTGTCGTTCCGACGCACGTCCTATGTGATGGAACAGCAAATCTGGTCGGGTGATCTGCGGGCCACAATGACCGGGGTTATGGTCCTGCGCACCCCCGACGGTCAGTCCGGCTATCCACTGCCAGAAACGTTGCGCACCGCCCTGATTGACCGAGACGGCGCGATTGCGGAAGCTTAG
- the ctaA gene encoding heme A synthase, with protein MSKRSIFEEVSGNEPQERPQATPGGIDRTRRGARGAIRAWLAVLFALVVAMIVVGGLTRLTDSGLSITEWRPVTGAMPPLSEADWQAEFDKYKEIDQWRIENQWMQLADFKEIYWWEWGHRQLGRVIGLVWALGFLGFALARQIPVRWTGRLALPGVLGGVQGAIGWWMVASGVTQGEGMTSVASYRLATHLGLAFVILGFIAWYMFLLGREERDLMQARRAKEAKLFGLSTGLLHFSFLQIILGALVAGIDAGRSYTDWPLMAGQILPPEPFMLQPLWSNFFENPGLVQFIHRISGYLLLAFGVVVWLRGRGSAHPRSRFAFNAVFAALMLQMVLGVVTVLYAAPWQIAILHQLMAVCLWVLILRARYLSGYPIATSIKDH; from the coding sequence ATGAGCAAGCGCAGCATTTTCGAAGAGGTCTCTGGCAACGAGCCGCAAGAACGCCCACAGGCGACACCCGGCGGTATTGATCGCACCCGCCGCGGCGCAAGAGGCGCAATTCGTGCGTGGCTGGCAGTGCTGTTTGCGCTGGTGGTGGCGATGATTGTTGTCGGCGGGCTGACCCGGCTGACCGACAGTGGACTGTCGATCACCGAATGGCGGCCTGTGACCGGTGCCATGCCACCGCTGAGCGAGGCAGACTGGCAGGCAGAGTTCGACAAATATAAGGAAATCGATCAGTGGCGCATTGAGAACCAATGGATGCAGCTGGCGGATTTCAAGGAAATCTACTGGTGGGAATGGGGCCATCGCCAGCTGGGCCGGGTGATCGGCCTGGTCTGGGCGCTGGGGTTCCTAGGTTTTGCGCTGGCGCGGCAGATCCCGGTCCGCTGGACCGGGCGTCTGGCGCTGCCGGGTGTTCTGGGCGGCGTTCAGGGCGCGATCGGATGGTGGATGGTGGCCTCTGGTGTAACGCAGGGGGAGGGCATGACCTCGGTCGCGTCTTACCGCTTGGCAACCCATCTGGGGCTGGCGTTTGTCATTCTGGGCTTCATCGCCTGGTATATGTTTCTACTGGGGCGCGAAGAGCGCGATCTGATGCAGGCCCGCCGTGCCAAGGAGGCCAAGCTGTTTGGTCTTTCCACTGGGCTACTGCACTTCAGCTTTTTGCAAATTATTCTGGGTGCGCTGGTGGCGGGCATTGATGCAGGCCGGTCCTATACCGATTGGCCACTGATGGCGGGTCAAATCCTGCCGCCTGAGCCGTTTATGTTGCAGCCGCTTTGGAGCAACTTTTTTGAAAATCCCGGCCTAGTGCAATTTATCCATCGGATCAGCGGCTATCTCTTGCTGGCCTTTGGTGTGGTGGTCTGGCTGCGGGGCCGGGGCAGCGCCCATCCACGCTCGCGCTTTGCCTTTAATGCAGTCTTTGCGGCGCTGATGTTGCAAATGGTCCTTGGTGTCGTCACCGTGCTCTATGCCGCACCTTGGCAGATCGCGATCCTGCATCAGCTGATGGCTGTCTGTCTCTGGGTGCTGATCCTGCGGGCGCGGTATCTGTCGGGTTATCCCATTGCAACTTCGATTAAGGATCACTGA
- a CDS encoding DNA cytosine methyltransferase, translating to MSRPIGVDLFAGSGGMSLGFEKAGFDVVAAVELDPVHAAARKFNFPDCSGMWKA from the coding sequence ATGTCACGACCAATCGGAGTTGATCTGTTTGCAGGCTCGGGCGGTATGAGTCTCGGCTTTGAGAAAGCTGGGTTCGATGTTGTCGCAGCGGTTGAGCTTGATCCTGTTCATGCCGCCGCCCGTAAATTCAATTTCCCTGATTGCTCCGGTATGTGGAAGGCATAG
- the zwf gene encoding glucose-6-phosphate dehydrogenase, producing the protein MVSRVIPVQAFDLVIFGGTGDLAQRKILPALYRRHCAGQLPDTARIIGAARAELSRRDYQSLVRAALQAGDISAGKDAAGGQVDSFLARINYLAIDATEAEGWQTLAQTLGRPTADRVRVFYFSVGPALFAPLAEQIWAHDLADDQTRIVVEKPFGHDLASAKALNRTLASHFDESQIYRIDHYLGKETVQNLMAIRFGNMLFEPLWNSQYVDHIQVTVAETVGVEGRASYYDKSGAMRDMVQNHLMQLLCLIAMEPPAKFDPDAVRDEKLKVIRALEPVEPHHIVRGQYALAQEGAGGDEDQSYRETVGDPRSSTESYVALKAHISNWRWAGTPFYLRTGKRLVARSSVINVFFKDAPHSIFGADAGRHANLLTIRLQPDEGITLKVTIKEPGPGGMRLIDVPLDMSFAQALGADIDDAPDAYERLITDVIRGNQTLFMRGDEVEAAWAWTDPIIAGWTSRGDVPKPYDSGSTGPGDADLLMRRDQRDWQGINP; encoded by the coding sequence ATGGTTTCCCGCGTTATTCCGGTTCAGGCGTTTGACTTGGTGATATTTGGCGGCACCGGCGATCTGGCGCAGCGTAAGATTCTGCCCGCGCTGTATCGTCGCCACTGTGCGGGCCAGTTACCCGATACCGCACGTATCATTGGTGCTGCGCGTGCCGAGCTGAGCCGCAGGGACTATCAGTCACTGGTGCGCGCAGCGTTGCAAGCGGGCGACATCTCGGCGGGCAAAGACGCTGCCGGGGGGCAGGTCGACAGTTTTCTGGCGCGGATTAACTATCTGGCAATTGATGCGACTGAGGCCGAAGGCTGGCAGACGCTGGCCCAGACCCTTGGTCGTCCAACAGCGGATCGCGTCCGCGTGTTTTACTTCTCGGTCGGGCCTGCGCTGTTTGCGCCGTTGGCAGAGCAGATCTGGGCGCATGATCTGGCGGACGATCAGACCCGGATCGTTGTCGAAAAACCCTTTGGTCATGATCTGGCGTCAGCGAAGGCGCTAAACCGCACACTGGCCAGCCATTTTGATGAAAGCCAGATCTACAGAATTGACCATTATCTAGGCAAAGAGACCGTGCAGAACCTGATGGCCATCCGCTTTGGGAACATGCTGTTTGAACCGCTATGGAACAGTCAATATGTGGATCATATCCAAGTAACAGTGGCGGAAACGGTTGGTGTAGAGGGGCGTGCGTCGTATTATGATAAGTCAGGCGCGATGCGTGACATGGTGCAGAACCACCTGATGCAACTGCTGTGCCTGATCGCAATGGAACCGCCTGCGAAGTTCGATCCCGATGCTGTACGTGACGAAAAGCTGAAGGTGATCCGGGCGCTGGAGCCGGTGGAGCCACACCACATTGTGCGCGGTCAATACGCGCTGGCCCAGGAAGGGGCAGGGGGCGACGAGGACCAGTCCTACCGCGAAACCGTGGGGGATCCGCGCTCCTCCACCGAAAGCTATGTGGCGCTGAAGGCACATATCAGCAATTGGCGTTGGGCGGGTACACCGTTCTACCTGCGCACTGGCAAGCGTCTGGTGGCGCGCTCCTCGGTGATCAATGTGTTCTTCAAGGACGCGCCGCATTCGATTTTTGGCGCGGATGCAGGGCGTCATGCCAATCTGTTGACCATCCGATTGCAGCCGGACGAGGGGATCACCCTCAAGGTTACGATCAAGGAACCCGGCCCAGGCGGCATGCGCTTGATCGACGTGCCGCTGGACATGAGCTTTGCGCAGGCGCTGGGGGCGGATATCGACGATGCGCCTGATGCCTACGAACGGCTGATCACCGATGTGATTAGGGGCAATCAGACGCTGTTCATGCGCGGCGACGAGGTTGAAGCGGCCTGGGCCTGGACAGACCCGATCATTGCGGGCTGGACATCGCGCGGGGATGTGCCAAAACCCTATGATAGCGGTAGCACCGGACCGGGGGACGCAGATCTTCTGATGCGGCGCGATCAGAGAGACTGGCAGGGGATCAACCCATGA
- a CDS encoding DUF6614 family protein, whose protein sequence is MNLYHCSIDLHHEAKAIAFANAVDQWMSYLRERDVIQGWRLLRRKLNLASDKHRDFLLEIEFANMTQLDQAFRVLGETDENVERLYANVNALIASADFGLYRPFPDPERAERMALI, encoded by the coding sequence ATGAACCTCTATCACTGTTCAATTGACCTGCACCACGAGGCCAAGGCAATTGCTTTTGCCAATGCCGTGGACCAGTGGATGTCCTATCTGCGGGAACGCGATGTTATACAGGGCTGGCGTCTTTTGCGCCGCAAACTGAATCTGGCCAGTGACAAGCATCGTGATTTCCTGCTGGAAATCGAATTCGCCAATATGACTCAGCTGGATCAGGCATTTCGGGTGCTGGGTGAAACAGACGAAAACGTCGAGCGTCTCTATGCCAATGTAAATGCGCTGATCGCCTCGGCTGACTTCGGCCTGTACCGTCCCTTCCCCGATCCTGAGCGCGCCGAGCGTATGGCGCTGATCTGA
- a CDS encoding RNA methyltransferase: MPSDTPQPAFVLVRPQMGENVGAAARAMWNFGLDRMRIVAPRDGWPNPKAVAMASGAGRLLDEARLAEDLAGAIEDCDFVFATTARPRELTKPVYSPEAAMKLAAEKMAAGEKVAVMFGPERAGLENEDIARANAIISVPVNPEFASLNLGQCVLLTAYEWRRQVTDVAPVVTDLGKSDWASHADVDTLVNHYEDRLDDAGFFFPPDKAPSMKTVFRNMFSRMPLTRADVQMLHGIMRQMVRWKEKRD, from the coding sequence ATGCCCAGCGATACCCCTCAGCCCGCCTTTGTGCTCGTACGCCCGCAGATGGGTGAGAATGTCGGCGCTGCCGCCCGAGCGATGTGGAATTTCGGGCTGGACCGGATGCGCATCGTGGCACCGCGCGACGGTTGGCCCAACCCCAAGGCCGTTGCCATGGCCTCGGGCGCGGGGCGATTGCTGGATGAGGCGCGCCTCGCTGAGGATCTTGCGGGTGCGATTGAGGATTGCGATTTTGTCTTTGCCACCACGGCGCGCCCGCGCGAGTTGACCAAACCGGTCTATAGCCCGGAAGCTGCCATGAAACTGGCCGCAGAGAAGATGGCGGCAGGTGAGAAGGTTGCGGTGATGTTCGGCCCCGAACGAGCAGGCCTCGAGAATGAGGATATCGCCCGCGCCAATGCCATTATCTCTGTTCCCGTAAATCCTGAATTTGCCTCGCTTAACCTCGGCCAATGTGTCCTGCTGACGGCCTATGAATGGCGCCGTCAGGTGACTGACGTTGCCCCCGTCGTGACTGACCTTGGCAAATCCGACTGGGCCAGCCATGCGGATGTAGACACTCTGGTCAATCATTATGAGGACCGTCTGGACGACGCAGGGTTCTTCTTTCCGCCCGACAAGGCGCCCAGCATGAAAACCGTGTTCCGCAATATGTTCAGCCGGATGCCGCTCACCCGAGCGGATGTGCAGATGCTGCATGGGATCATGCGACAGATGGTCCGCTGGAAAGAAAAACGCGACTGA